DNA from Petropleomorpha daqingensis:
CGCACCGCTGACCGGCATCGGCCAGGCGGCGCTGCGGCTCGGGCTGCCGCGCCCGGAGATCACCGTGGCGATCCGCTCCGGCGACACCCCGGCCGACGAGCGGCGCGCGTTCGTCCGCCGGCCCTCCGACATCCTCATCACGACTCCCGAGTCGCTGTTCCTGCTGCTCACCAGCTCCGCGCGGGAGGCGCTGCGCGGGGTGGAGACGGTGATCGTCGACGAGGTGCACGCGGTCACCGACACCAAGCGCGGTGCCCACCTCGCGGTCACCCTCGACCGGCTCGACGAGCTGCTCGAGCGGCCGGCGCAGCGCATCGGGCTCTCGGCCACGGTGCGGCCGATCGAGGAGGTGGGCACCTTCCTCGCCGGCGGGCGGCCGGTGCGGATCGTCGCGCCCGAGGCCCGCAAGCAGTGGGACCTGTCGGTCGTCGTCCCGGTCGAGGACATGAGCGAGCTCGGCCAGCCGACCGGCGAGTTCTCCGGCTCCGCGGCCGGCGCCGAGCCGCGCAGCTCGATCTGGCCGGCGGTCGAGGAGCGGGTGCTCGACCTGGTCGAGGCGCACCGCAGCACGATCGTGTTCGCCAATTCCCGGCGGCTGGCCGAGCGGCTGACCAGCCGGCTCAACGAGCTCTCGTACGAGCGGGCCACCGGCGAGCCGGTGCCGCCGGGCACCAACGCGGCCGCGCTCATGGCGCAGGCCGGGTCCGGCGGCGGCCTGCCCGAGGCGTTCCAGCCGGTCGCCGCCGCCCACCACGGGTCGGTGTCCCGCGAGCAGCGGGCGATCGTCGAGGAGGCGCTGAAGACCGGCCGGCTGCCGGCCGTCGTCGCCACCTCCAGCCTCGAGCTCGGCATCGACATGGGTGCGGTCGACCTCGTCGTGCAGGTCGAGGCGCCGCCGACCGTCGCCTCCGGCTTGCAGCGCGTCGGCCGCGCCGGCCACCAGGTCGGCGCGGTCAGCCGCGGCGTGCTGTTCCCGAAGTACCGCGGCGACCTGGTGCAGTGCGCGCTGGTCGCCGAGCGGATGAAGGCCGGCGCGATCGAGTCGATCCGCTACCTGCGCAACCCGCTGGACGTGCTCGCCCAGCAGATCGTGGCCATCGTGTCCGAGCGCCCGCGCACGGTCGACGAGGTCGGCGCGCTGGTCCGCCGGTCGGCGCCGTTCGCCTCGCTGCCGGAGTCGGCGCTGCACGCCGTCCTCGACATGCTGGCCGGGCGCTATCCGTCCGACGCGTTCGCCGAGCTGCGGCCGCGGCTGACCTGGGACCGCGTCACCGACACGCTGACCGCTCGCGCCGGCGCGCAGCGGCTGGCCGTCACCAGCGGCGGCACGATCCCCGACCGCGGCCTGTTCGGCGTCTTCCTGGTCGGCTCGGAGGGGTCCGGCGGACGCCGGGTCGGCGAGCTCGACGAGGAGATGGTCTACGAGTCGCGGGTCGGCGACGTGTTCCTGCTGGGGTCGTCGTCCTGGCGGATCGAGGACATCACCCACGACCGGGTGCTGGTCAGCCCGGCGCCGGGCCAGCCCGGGAAGATGCCCTTCTGGAAGGGCGACGCCCCCGGCCGGCCGCTGGAGCTGGGCCGCGCGCTGGGCGCCTTCCTGCGCGAGGTCGGGTCGGCGACGCCCGAGGGCGGGCTGGAACGGGCCCGGGCCGCGGGTCTCGACGAGTGGGGCGCGGCGAACCTGCTCGCCTACCTCGCCGAGCAGAAGGCGGCGACCGGGCACCTGCCCGACGACCGGACGCTGCTCATCGAGCGGTTCCGCGACGAGCTCGGCGACTGGCGGCTGGTCGTGCACTCCCCGTTCGGCGCGCAGGTCAACGCCCCGTGGGCGCTGGTGCTGGCCGCCCGGCTGCGCGAGCGCTACGGCATGGACGTCGCCTCCATGCACTCCGACGACGGCATCGTGCTGCGGCTGCCGGACACCACCGGCGAGCCGCCGGAGGGCGACCTCGCCGTCCTCGACCCGGACGACGTCGAGCGCGAGGTGACCGCCGAGGTCGGCGGGTCGGCGCTGTTCGCCAGCCGGTTCCGCGAGTGCGCCGCCCGCGCCCTGCTGCTCCCCCGCCGCGACCCGCGCAGGCGGACCCCGCTGTGGCAGCAGCGCCAGCGCGCCGCCCAGCTGCTCGCCGTCGCCAGCGAGTTCCCGTCGTTCCCGATGACGCTCGAGGCGGCCCGCGAGGTGCTGCAGGACGTCTACGACGTGCCCGGCCTGGTCGAGCTGATGCGCGACGTGCGCGCCCGGCGGGTGCGGGTGGTGGACGTCCAGACGCAGACGGCCTCGCCGTTCGCCCAGTCGCTGCTGTTCGGCTACGTCGGCCAGTTCCTCTACGACGGCGACGCGCCGCTGGCCGAGCAGCGGGCCCAGGCGCTGGCGCTGGACACCGGGCTGCTGGCCGAGCTGCTCGGGCGCTCCGAGCTGCGCGAGCTGCTCGACGCCGACGCCATCACCGAGCTCGAGCGGGAGCTGCAGCGCCTGCCGACCGAGCGGCACCCCCGCGACCTCGACGGCGCCGCCGACCTGCTCCGCTACGTCGGTGACCTGACCGCCGCCGAGGCGATGGCGCGCGGCGTGACCCCGGCCTGGCTCGAGGAGCTGGTCGCCTCCCGGCGCGCGCTGGAGGTGCGCATCGCCGGGCACGAGCGCTACGTCGCGATCGAGGACGCCGGCCGGCTGCGCGACGCCCTCGGCACGGCGCTGCCGGTCGGCGTCCCGGAGGTGTTCACCGAGCCGGTCGCCGATCCGCTGGGCGATCTCATCGGCCGCTACGCCCGCACGCACGGCCCGTTCCAGCCGCAGGAGGTCGCCGCCCGGCTGGGCCTCGGCGTGGCCGTGGTGACCGCGACCCTGCAGCGGCCGGTCGGCACGGGGCGGCTGGTCGCCGGCGAGTTCCGGCCCGGCGGCAGCGGTCACGAGTGGTGCGACGCCGAGGTGCTGCGCGCGATCCGTCGCCGCAGCCTGGCCAAGCTGCGCCAGGAGGTCGAGCCGGTGCCGATCGGCACGCTGGCCCGGTTCACCCCGTCCTGGCAGTCGGTGGGCAGCCGTCAGCGCGGTGCCGACGGCGTGCTCGCGGTGGTCGAGCAACTGGCCGGGGCCCTGGTGCCGGCCTCGGCGCTGGAGTCGCTCGTGCTGCCGGCCCGGGTGCGCGACTACTCCCCCGCGATGCTCGACGAGCTGACCAGCGCCGGCGAGGTGCTGTGGGCGGGTGCCGGTGGCCTGCCCGGCGGCGACGGCTGGCTCACCCTGGTGCCGGCCGACCTCGCCGACGTCCTGCTGCCCGAGCCGCTGGACGGTCCCGAGCCGGACTCGGTCGGGACGGCGGTCCTCGACACGCTGGCCGGCGGCCAGGCGCTGTTCTTCCGCGGCCTGTCCGACCTCGTGGGCGCCACCGACGACACCGCGTTCGCCGACGTCGTCTGGGACCTCGTCTGGTCCGGGCACCTGACCAACGACACGCTCGCCCCGCTGCGGACCCGGCTGGCCGGCGGCGGCACGCACAAGCGGCCGGCGGCGCCGCGGGTGACCCGGTCGCGCTACGGACGGCCGCGGCTGGGCCGCCCGGCGATGCCCTCGCGCACCGGCCCGCCGACGGTGGCCGGCCGCTGGTCCCGGCTGCCCGACCGCGAGACCAACGCGACGAAGCGCACCACCGCCCGCGCCGAGGCGCTGCTGGAGCGGCACGGCGTGCTCACCCGCGGCGCCGTGCAGGCCGAGCAGGTGACCGGCGGGTTCTCGGCGGTCTACCCCGTGCTGCGCGCGTTCGAGGAGAACGGTCGGGCCCGCCGCGGCTACTTCGTCGAGACGCTCGGCGCGGCCCAGTTCGGCACCGCCGGCGCGGTCGACCGGCTGCGCACCTTCGCCGCGCCCGACCGGCAGCCCTCCGGTGCGGTGGTGCTCGCCGCCACCGATCCGGCCAACGTCTACGGCGCGGCGCTGCCCTGGCCGGAGCGCGGCGGTCCCGACGGCGACGAGGCCGTCGACATCGGCGAGGGAACCGGCCGGCGCGGCAGCGGGCACCGGGCCGGGCGCAAGGCGGGGGCGCTCGTCGTCCTCGTCGACGGCGAGCTCGTGCTGTACGTCGAGCGGGGCGGCAAGACCCTGCTGTCGTGGACCGAGGACGAGCACGTGCTCAAGGAGGCGGCGACGGCGCTGTCCGGCGCGGTCGCGGCGGGGGCGCTGGGCCGGATGGTCGTGCAGAAGGCCGACGGCGCCTCGGTGCACGAGTCGACACCGCTGTCGGCCGCCCTGCAGGCGGCCGGGTTCGCGGCCACGCCACGGGGGCTGCGCCTGCGCGGATGACCCCGCGCGAGCACGAGCGCCCCGACGCTGGGACGCTGGACACGGAAGATCGTCGAACGACGCGGGCACACACCCGCGCGGAATTGAGCAGCAGATGGCAGTCGGCACGGTGCGGTGGTTCAACCCGGAGAAGGGCTTCGGGTTCATCGAGCCCCAGGACGGCGGGGACGACGTGTTCGTCCACTTCTCCGCCATCGAGGACACCGGGGGCTTCCGGACCCTCGAGGAGGGTCAGTCGGTCGAGTACACCGCGGCGCCCGGGCCCCGCGGTCCGCAGGCCGAGACGGTCCGCGCGACGGGCGGCGGCTCGGCCCCGCGCGGCCGCGACGACCGGCGCGACGACCGCCGCCAGGGGCGCGACAGCGGGCGCGACAGCGGGCGCGGCGGCGGCCACCGCGGCATGGTGCTGACCGGCACCATCGCCCGCTTCGACGGCGACAAGGGCTTCGGATTCATCGTCCCCGACGACGTGTTCGTGCACATCTCCGCCGTCCGCGGCGGCCGGGACGAGCCGGAGGAGGGCGACCGCGTCGAGTTCGAGCTGGTCGAGGGCCCGCGCGGGCTGCAGGCCGACGGCGTCCGGCTGCTGTCCGCCGGCCGCGGCCCCGCCCGGCGCGACACGGGCCGCCGCGACAGCCGCGACAGCCGGCCGGCCGACCGGGACCGCGGCAGCCGCCCGGCGCGCGGCGGCTCCTCGGGCGCGACGCAGGGCACGGTGCAGTGGTTCAACCCGGACAAGGGGTTCGGCTTCATCTCCCCCGACGACGGCGGCGAGGACGTGTTCGTCCACTTCTCCGAGATCCAGGACGACGGCGGCTACCGCGAGCTGGTCGAGGGGCAGCGGGTGGAGTTCTCCCGCGCTCGGGGCGACCGCGGCATCAACGCCACCGGGGTGCGCCCGCTCGACTAGCGGTCGGGCCAGTGCCAGGCCGGGCGGTCGAGCGGACCGAGGCCGTCGATGAGGGTCTCGCCGTTCTCCTTGACCAGGGGGACGTCGCGGCGGTCGTCGGAGTCGACGGCGTCGGCCAGCAGCTCGCGCAGCGGCGCCGAGTGGGTGACGACGACGACCTGCGTCCGGGCCGCCGCCCGCGCGACCATGCCGGCCAGCGGCGCGAGCAGGTCCGGGTGCAGGCTGGTCTCCGGCTCGTTGAGGACGAACAGCTCCGGCGGGCGCGGGGTGAGCAGGGCCGCCGCCCACAGCAGGAAGCGCAGCGTGCCGTCGGACAGCTCGGCGGCGCCCAGCGACCGCAGCAGCCCGGTCTGCCGCAGCTGCAGCCCGAACAGGCCGGCGGAGTCGACGATCTCCAGCCGGCTGCCGGGGAACGCCTGAGCGATCGCGGCGTCCAGCTCGTCGCCGTGGCCGAGCTCGCGGACCGTCTGCAGCGCCGCGGCAAGGTCACCGCCGTCGTCGGCCAGCACCGGGGTGAACGTGCCCATCCGGGCGCCCCGCGCGGGGGCCTGCGGATCGGTCCGGAACGAGTCGTAGAAGCGCCAGCTGCGCACCCGGTTGCGGACGGCGAGCACCTCCGGCGCGGTCACCGCATCGGACACCTCGGCGAGCAGGCTGTCCTGCCGCTCCAGCCGTCGGCCGGTGTCCGCCCACGTGCGTCCCTCGCGGACCATCACCGCCGGCCCGGCGCGCCGGCTCAGCAGCGCCGACGGGCGCAGCACCGGCCCCGCCCACACCGCCTCGTGCTTGATCTCGGGGTCGCGGTCGAACATCGTCGTGCCGTCCGGGCGCGGGAGGCCGAAGTCGATGGCGTAGCCGAGGTCGTCGCTGCCGAGCCCGATCCGCAGGGACACCGGGTGGGTGCGCACCGTCCCGGTGACCGGGTGCCGGCCGCTGCGCACGCCTTCTCCGAACACCTCCGGTCCGGCCCACAGCGCGGACTCCAGACCGCCCTCGGCGGCCAGCGCGCGCACCGCGTCGCCGTGAGCCGTCGCCGACAGCAGCCGCAGCACCCGGTACAGGCTGGACTTGCCGGCGCCGTTCGCGCCGGTGACCACGGTCAGCCGGCCGAGCGGGACGACGAGGCTGCGCAGCGAGCGGTACCCCGCCACCGCGATCGTCTGCAGCACGGCGCGACCGTAGCCAGCGCCACCGACGCCGTCAGGAGGGGACGGCCGCCGGCCGGTGCGCGTGGCCGGAGAAGACCCACAGCCGCAGCGCGGCGAACCGGATCAGGCCGATCACCCCGGTGACCGCGGCGATCAGCAGCAGCTGGGCCCACCAGGCGCTGCCGACCACCCCGTCGAGGGCGGCGAGGACGGCGCTGGTGGCCAGCAGGCCGGCGACCGCCAGTCCGCCGGCCTCGCACTGGGCGGTGAACCAGCCGACCCGGCCGCCGGCGTGGAAGGTGACCCGCCGGTGCAGCTCGTTGGCCAGGACCGAGGACAGCACGAACGCGACCACGTTGGCCGGGACGGCGCCCAGCCCCCGCAGGACGAGGAACAGGCCGAAGTAGACGAGGGTGCTCGACACCCCGACGGTCACGAACCGGACGAACTCGGCGACCGCGTCGTCCCCGTGCAGCCGCTTGCGCGTGCCGCACAGCGCCACCTGCCACGGACGCCCGCGCCCGCACGGCAGGCAGCCGGCGACGTCGTCCATGCCTCACCGTAGGGCGGCGAGTGCCCGTTCCGTCAGTCCCTTCGGGGCTGCAGCCAGCGGCGGAACA
Protein-coding regions in this window:
- a CDS encoding ATP-dependent helicase, whose translation is MSTLDRFSEATRAWFTGAFEAPTPAQEGAWSAISSGEHALVVAPTGSGKTLAAFLWSLDRLAGSPVPADPQARCRVLYVSPLKALAVDVERNLRAPLTGIGQAALRLGLPRPEITVAIRSGDTPADERRAFVRRPSDILITTPESLFLLLTSSAREALRGVETVIVDEVHAVTDTKRGAHLAVTLDRLDELLERPAQRIGLSATVRPIEEVGTFLAGGRPVRIVAPEARKQWDLSVVVPVEDMSELGQPTGEFSGSAAGAEPRSSIWPAVEERVLDLVEAHRSTIVFANSRRLAERLTSRLNELSYERATGEPVPPGTNAAALMAQAGSGGGLPEAFQPVAAAHHGSVSREQRAIVEEALKTGRLPAVVATSSLELGIDMGAVDLVVQVEAPPTVASGLQRVGRAGHQVGAVSRGVLFPKYRGDLVQCALVAERMKAGAIESIRYLRNPLDVLAQQIVAIVSERPRTVDEVGALVRRSAPFASLPESALHAVLDMLAGRYPSDAFAELRPRLTWDRVTDTLTARAGAQRLAVTSGGTIPDRGLFGVFLVGSEGSGGRRVGELDEEMVYESRVGDVFLLGSSSWRIEDITHDRVLVSPAPGQPGKMPFWKGDAPGRPLELGRALGAFLREVGSATPEGGLERARAAGLDEWGAANLLAYLAEQKAATGHLPDDRTLLIERFRDELGDWRLVVHSPFGAQVNAPWALVLAARLRERYGMDVASMHSDDGIVLRLPDTTGEPPEGDLAVLDPDDVEREVTAEVGGSALFASRFRECAARALLLPRRDPRRRTPLWQQRQRAAQLLAVASEFPSFPMTLEAAREVLQDVYDVPGLVELMRDVRARRVRVVDVQTQTASPFAQSLLFGYVGQFLYDGDAPLAEQRAQALALDTGLLAELLGRSELRELLDADAITELERELQRLPTERHPRDLDGAADLLRYVGDLTAAEAMARGVTPAWLEELVASRRALEVRIAGHERYVAIEDAGRLRDALGTALPVGVPEVFTEPVADPLGDLIGRYARTHGPFQPQEVAARLGLGVAVVTATLQRPVGTGRLVAGEFRPGGSGHEWCDAEVLRAIRRRSLAKLRQEVEPVPIGTLARFTPSWQSVGSRQRGADGVLAVVEQLAGALVPASALESLVLPARVRDYSPAMLDELTSAGEVLWAGAGGLPGGDGWLTLVPADLADVLLPEPLDGPEPDSVGTAVLDTLAGGQALFFRGLSDLVGATDDTAFADVVWDLVWSGHLTNDTLAPLRTRLAGGGTHKRPAAPRVTRSRYGRPRLGRPAMPSRTGPPTVAGRWSRLPDRETNATKRTTARAEALLERHGVLTRGAVQAEQVTGGFSAVYPVLRAFEENGRARRGYFVETLGAAQFGTAGAVDRLRTFAAPDRQPSGAVVLAATDPANVYGAALPWPERGGPDGDEAVDIGEGTGRRGSGHRAGRKAGALVVLVDGELVLYVERGGKTLLSWTEDEHVLKEAATALSGAVAAGALGRMVVQKADGASVHESTPLSAALQAAGFAATPRGLRLRG
- a CDS encoding cold-shock protein, with protein sequence MAVGTVRWFNPEKGFGFIEPQDGGDDVFVHFSAIEDTGGFRTLEEGQSVEYTAAPGPRGPQAETVRATGGGSAPRGRDDRRDDRRQGRDSGRDSGRGGGHRGMVLTGTIARFDGDKGFGFIVPDDVFVHISAVRGGRDEPEEGDRVEFELVEGPRGLQADGVRLLSAGRGPARRDTGRRDSRDSRPADRDRGSRPARGGSSGATQGTVQWFNPDKGFGFISPDDGGEDVFVHFSEIQDDGGYRELVEGQRVEFSRARGDRGINATGVRPLD
- a CDS encoding AAA family ATPase, which translates into the protein MLQTIAVAGYRSLRSLVVPLGRLTVVTGANGAGKSSLYRVLRLLSATAHGDAVRALAAEGGLESALWAGPEVFGEGVRSGRHPVTGTVRTHPVSLRIGLGSDDLGYAIDFGLPRPDGTTMFDRDPEIKHEAVWAGPVLRPSALLSRRAGPAVMVREGRTWADTGRRLERQDSLLAEVSDAVTAPEVLAVRNRVRSWRFYDSFRTDPQAPARGARMGTFTPVLADDGGDLAAALQTVRELGHGDELDAAIAQAFPGSRLEIVDSAGLFGLQLRQTGLLRSLGAAELSDGTLRFLLWAAALLTPRPPELFVLNEPETSLHPDLLAPLAGMVARAAARTQVVVVTHSAPLRELLADAVDSDDRRDVPLVKENGETLIDGLGPLDRPAWHWPDR
- a CDS encoding GtrA family protein, with the translated sequence MDDVAGCLPCGRGRPWQVALCGTRKRLHGDDAVAEFVRFVTVGVSSTLVYFGLFLVLRGLGAVPANVVAFVLSSVLANELHRRVTFHAGGRVGWFTAQCEAGGLAVAGLLATSAVLAALDGVVGSAWWAQLLLIAAVTGVIGLIRFAALRLWVFSGHAHRPAAVPS